From the genome of Devriesea agamarum, one region includes:
- a CDS encoding aminotransferase class V-fold PLP-dependent enzyme — protein sequence MSGEYARDNAGDQAKIAADATQQAASEPPKTASGAGLDVAALRADFPILNQTLTDYEDGQERRLVYLDSGATAQHPEQVLAAEMEYLRTANAAVKRGAHRMAEASTDAYETARGTLARFVGVANPDELIFTKNATESLNLVAYSLSNSGPNIPDALTLREGDEVLVTEMEHHANLVPWQEACRRTGARLRWIPLTDDFQLDLSDLGSLLTERTKVLALTHQSNVLGTVNPVADLARAAHDVGALVVLDACQSVPHMPVDLAALGVDFAAFSGHKMLGPTGIGALWGRYDLLAEMPPFLTGGSMIEVVHMDHSTYAAPPARFEAGTPMVSQAVGLAAAADYLSRLGMDNVAAHGRALTQRALTGLEEIPGIRIIGPGAEANRAGAVSFDLAGRHPHDVGQLLDSRGVEVRVGHHCAWPLHRRYGLNGTTRASFSVYSTADDVDALIDAVRYTIDFFARF from the coding sequence ATGAGTGGCGAATATGCCCGGGATAATGCCGGTGACCAGGCCAAGATCGCAGCTGACGCTACCCAGCAAGCTGCCTCTGAGCCCCCGAAAACAGCGAGTGGCGCAGGGCTGGATGTCGCGGCATTGCGCGCTGATTTCCCGATTCTGAACCAAACGTTGACGGATTATGAAGACGGGCAGGAACGTCGCCTGGTCTATTTGGATTCGGGAGCCACTGCCCAGCATCCAGAGCAGGTCCTTGCCGCCGAGATGGAGTACCTGCGTACGGCGAATGCCGCGGTAAAACGGGGTGCCCACCGCATGGCTGAAGCCTCCACAGATGCCTATGAAACTGCCCGGGGTACGCTTGCGCGGTTTGTGGGTGTGGCGAATCCGGATGAGCTGATCTTCACCAAAAACGCGACAGAATCCTTGAATCTTGTGGCGTACTCCTTGAGCAACAGTGGCCCGAACATCCCGGACGCACTCACTCTGCGCGAGGGCGACGAGGTGCTGGTCACGGAAATGGAGCATCACGCCAATCTTGTGCCCTGGCAAGAGGCGTGCCGACGCACCGGGGCGAGGCTTCGCTGGATCCCGTTGACAGATGACTTCCAACTTGACCTCAGTGATCTGGGTTCCCTCTTGACAGAGCGGACCAAGGTGTTGGCGCTGACTCATCAGTCCAATGTGCTTGGCACCGTTAATCCGGTGGCAGATCTGGCCAGGGCTGCCCACGACGTCGGAGCGCTGGTTGTTCTGGATGCTTGCCAGTCCGTTCCGCATATGCCAGTGGATCTGGCCGCGCTGGGAGTGGACTTCGCCGCGTTTTCGGGACATAAAATGCTGGGGCCAACCGGGATCGGCGCTCTATGGGGTCGGTATGATCTCCTGGCCGAGATGCCGCCATTTTTGACCGGTGGATCCATGATCGAAGTGGTCCACATGGATCATTCCACCTATGCTGCCCCGCCAGCCCGGTTCGAGGCGGGCACCCCGATGGTTTCGCAAGCGGTGGGGTTGGCAGCAGCTGCTGACTATCTCAGCCGTCTCGGGATGGATAACGTGGCCGCTCATGGCCGGGCATTGACCCAGCGTGCGCTCACGGGGCTCGAAGAGATCCCTGGTATCCGGATCATTGGGCCCGGGGCAGAAGCGAACCGAGCGGGTGCTGTCTCCTTTGACCTGGCTGGGCGGCATCCGCACGACGTCGGCCAACTTCTGGATTCCCGGGGGGTTGAGGTCAGGGTCGGGCATCACTGCGCGTGGCCACTGCACCGGCGCTATGGTCTGAACGGCACCACCCGGGCATCCTTTTCTGTCTATTCCACCGCGGATGATGTCGATGCGCTGATCGACGCCGTCCGCTACACCATCGACTTCTTTGCGAGGTTCTGA
- a CDS encoding MFS transporter: protein MVPSLSLRSFEVHVRSWMRVQFFVFYFSWVTFLSYWGIYLNARGFNPTEIGMSITASLVTRGLAVAVLFPLVNRHVGILRLTRALGWLSLACGILFVPDMGYVSLIVVSSAFGILYPTMMPVLETIGTLGAQRGHFAYGPTRLFGSAGFVIGTIVNALVSEYFGNESLIWLFLFGCAAMSVLALRPLRDEVLAQQTSGPLGSWGELVGRRLFWVVLIIVIVTQSAHGAYYAFGALRLQDLGISDQLIGITLIVAPISEMVVFQLSGRKADSMSIPWLLGVAAAAGVLRWLVWAFSTNAGLLLASQTLHGLTFALMQIGFLQFLRRHVPPHLVTPAQSAYAALGTGIGTAAATALAGVFFQTSPTLTFVLMAGISALGVIASPFLISPLRTATHQELSLPER, encoded by the coding sequence GTGGTTCCATCCCTGTCCCTGCGTTCGTTCGAGGTCCATGTGCGTTCCTGGATGCGAGTCCAGTTTTTCGTTTTCTACTTCAGCTGGGTGACCTTCCTGTCCTATTGGGGTATTTACCTCAACGCCCGAGGTTTCAATCCCACTGAAATCGGCATGTCCATCACTGCTTCGCTCGTGACCCGAGGGTTAGCAGTCGCCGTACTGTTCCCTCTCGTCAACCGGCACGTCGGCATTTTGCGGTTAACGCGCGCGCTCGGATGGTTGAGCCTTGCCTGCGGAATTCTGTTCGTCCCCGATATGGGGTATGTATCGCTGATCGTGGTCTCCTCCGCCTTCGGCATTTTGTATCCGACCATGATGCCTGTGCTTGAGACCATCGGGACGCTCGGCGCCCAGCGTGGCCATTTTGCGTACGGCCCGACTCGTCTGTTCGGTTCAGCAGGGTTTGTGATCGGCACAATTGTCAACGCATTGGTGTCCGAATACTTCGGCAATGAAAGTCTGATCTGGCTGTTTTTATTCGGGTGCGCCGCGATGTCTGTGCTGGCGCTGCGCCCGCTGCGTGATGAGGTGCTCGCGCAGCAAACGTCTGGGCCACTCGGTTCGTGGGGTGAACTCGTCGGCAGGCGCCTTTTCTGGGTGGTTTTGATCATCGTGATCGTGACCCAAAGCGCGCACGGCGCGTATTACGCCTTCGGCGCCTTGCGGCTTCAGGATCTTGGGATTAGTGACCAGCTCATCGGCATCACGCTCATTGTGGCGCCGATTAGCGAAATGGTGGTCTTTCAGTTATCGGGTCGAAAAGCCGATTCCATGTCCATCCCCTGGCTGCTGGGCGTTGCCGCGGCCGCAGGTGTTCTGAGGTGGCTAGTGTGGGCCTTCAGCACCAATGCTGGTCTGCTTCTGGCTTCCCAGACGCTCCACGGGCTCACATTCGCTCTCATGCAAATTGGGTTCCTTCAGTTCCTGCGTCGCCATGTTCCGCCACATTTGGTCACGCCCGCTCAAAGTGCCTACGCCGCACTAGGCACCGGTATAGGAACCGCCGCAGCCACCGCTCTGGCCGGAGTATTTTTCCAAACTTCCCCCACGCTGACCTTCGTACTCATGGCCGGGATCTCCGCCCTTGGAGTTATTGCGTCCCCGTTCCTTATCTCTCCGCTGCGCACCGCCACGCATCAGGAGCTGTCTTTACCCGAAAGGTAG
- a CDS encoding EamA family transporter: MSSRPSHSAETTPVGPAPSSSHGPQYRPGAGVALLTTGAASTQIGAACAAMVIAPLGIPAVVAIRQLVMSLMHVPLAWRYLRRARSRDLAWGVLVALPLAGMNTAIYAAIAEIGVGLAVTLEFLGPLILAVIATRNLIGVLCAGAGFAGMILVTGPQGSATPAGAFFALLAALCWALYLAAARSAGRRLEGLAPSAIAAVCTTALFGPIALATMDFGAVTVPIMALALLAGLLSSAIPYAADVLALRRLPLGIASTLMSLHPACAALAGAIILGEKLTPADLTGLALISVANVVAVAAGMRGTGSPARGRSLLLKRSRKPSKDEPSNN, from the coding sequence ATGTCTTCTCGCCCCTCCCACTCGGCGGAAACCACCCCGGTCGGCCCGGCGCCATCCAGCTCACACGGCCCGCAGTACCGTCCGGGCGCTGGGGTGGCTCTGTTGACCACCGGAGCTGCGTCGACGCAGATCGGGGCAGCCTGCGCCGCCATGGTGATAGCGCCGCTGGGTATTCCCGCGGTCGTCGCTATCCGGCAGCTCGTGATGTCTCTGATGCATGTGCCGCTTGCATGGAGGTATCTCCGCAGGGCAAGATCTCGCGACTTGGCCTGGGGAGTGCTGGTGGCTTTGCCACTCGCAGGCATGAACACGGCGATATATGCCGCCATCGCTGAGATCGGAGTGGGTCTTGCGGTGACGCTGGAGTTTTTGGGACCGCTTATTTTAGCGGTGATCGCCACCCGCAATCTGATCGGCGTTCTATGCGCCGGCGCAGGTTTTGCCGGAATGATTCTGGTCACCGGGCCCCAGGGGTCCGCGACGCCCGCCGGAGCGTTCTTCGCCTTGCTGGCAGCGCTGTGCTGGGCACTCTATCTGGCGGCAGCACGGTCTGCCGGCCGGCGCTTAGAGGGTCTTGCCCCGTCTGCCATCGCCGCGGTCTGCACCACCGCGCTATTCGGTCCGATCGCGTTAGCCACCATGGATTTTGGAGCGGTTACCGTGCCCATCATGGCGCTAGCACTGCTCGCGGGGTTACTGTCCTCGGCGATTCCGTACGCAGCGGATGTACTGGCGTTGCGCAGATTACCGCTCGGCATCGCATCAACCTTAATGAGCCTGCACCCCGCCTGCGCGGCCCTGGCCGGTGCCATCATCTTGGGGGAAAAGCTCACACCCGCCGATCTGACGGGACTTGCCCTCATTAGCGTTGCTAACGTCGTAGCGGTCGCCGCGGGTATGCGCGGAACGGGTTCGCCCGCGCGTGGACGATCTTTACTACTTAAACGTTCGCGAAAACCGTCAAAGGACGAACCATCCAATAACTAA
- a CDS encoding FtsX-like permease family protein — translation MLEIMRLSIRLLRKHIALYTGCIVTLCFTVLIASAQAGLVDAFSHPHNVHVAGVSPQDVAIQLTSFRGLLSVLSGLVIVISGFLMCSAVKQVVGFRQREFALMRLVGANRWRLSRMVFLECLVMGFAVALPSSVVGVLLAGPLFAGLQAIGFFGSGVQVQFGFSLAAALIVTVAATLTTGIAGLVAVRSMTRGDLLGSMNALAPRPSWWGVSIRIVIVVAGLLCVVLGSADAFGSSLIIALPLLAVVPLFAIAPLIIPVGAWIIGRCVGAVAPGPGLLAAQRASKDRIRFARMATPVIVAVGIFGGFLVANAPDQQIREDIYRQRISSSAITSVMGAPQADRAFQALKSKSDRIARLASVQRDVSGKTRRVYFADPTHVATLQKQQVVAGDLGAVGGTNVATSVSGAKIGDSLTIRNNEGGTVTLRVVAVMNDSWLEGVFMDWSQVSRFVPNPATLPVTVFAAPITPQRALNTLHAAHIQADVMNKSEYIQQLEQTRSANTYRSNIGIFGTIYVMSVLSLIQSAISGNLARRREFSVLKSLGVGGRRILVTMGTEVLIIQVTAGLLIATVLIALGSRFATANGTSVLTALASAAPVTALAFVLVGVIALISHISGASLTLSQISRHGDTRAS, via the coding sequence ATGCTCGAAATAATGCGGCTATCTATTAGGCTCCTTCGCAAACACATTGCGTTGTATACGGGATGCATCGTCACTCTCTGCTTCACGGTCCTCATCGCGTCGGCTCAAGCGGGCCTCGTTGATGCCTTCTCCCACCCTCATAACGTTCACGTTGCGGGCGTGTCGCCGCAAGATGTTGCGATTCAGCTGACCTCATTTAGGGGACTTCTCTCAGTTTTAAGTGGTTTGGTCATCGTGATTAGTGGATTCCTCATGTGCTCTGCTGTGAAACAGGTGGTGGGGTTCCGGCAACGCGAGTTCGCTCTGATGCGCCTGGTTGGGGCGAACCGTTGGCGCTTATCGCGGATGGTGTTTTTGGAATGCCTGGTCATGGGCTTCGCGGTAGCACTGCCATCATCGGTTGTCGGAGTTTTGCTAGCCGGTCCGCTCTTTGCAGGGCTTCAAGCCATTGGATTCTTCGGCTCTGGGGTGCAGGTACAGTTTGGTTTTTCTCTTGCGGCGGCGCTGATTGTGACGGTGGCTGCGACGCTGACGACAGGAATAGCCGGGCTGGTTGCTGTTCGCAGCATGACTCGCGGAGATCTTCTTGGCTCGATGAATGCGCTAGCTCCGCGCCCATCCTGGTGGGGCGTATCCATCCGGATCGTCATCGTCGTTGCCGGATTGCTTTGCGTAGTGCTCGGGAGCGCGGACGCTTTTGGTTCGTCGCTGATCATCGCTCTGCCACTTTTAGCAGTTGTGCCGTTGTTCGCTATTGCTCCGCTCATCATCCCGGTGGGTGCGTGGATTATTGGGCGATGCGTTGGAGCGGTGGCGCCCGGTCCTGGCCTCCTTGCTGCGCAACGAGCGAGCAAAGATCGAATCCGTTTTGCCCGCATGGCAACTCCGGTCATCGTTGCCGTGGGTATCTTTGGCGGTTTTCTGGTCGCGAATGCTCCTGACCAGCAGATTCGAGAAGATATCTATCGGCAGAGGATAAGTTCGAGCGCCATCACATCGGTGATGGGGGCACCTCAGGCTGATCGAGCATTTCAAGCCCTAAAATCGAAAAGTGACCGCATTGCTCGGTTAGCGTCTGTGCAGCGCGATGTCTCCGGAAAAACTAGAAGGGTGTACTTTGCCGACCCTACCCATGTGGCAACACTGCAAAAGCAGCAGGTGGTCGCGGGCGATCTGGGAGCCGTCGGTGGAACCAATGTGGCTACCAGTGTGAGTGGCGCCAAAATTGGTGACTCTCTTACGATCCGTAATAACGAAGGTGGGACGGTCACCCTGCGGGTAGTTGCGGTGATGAACGACTCGTGGCTGGAAGGGGTCTTTATGGACTGGTCCCAAGTATCCAGGTTCGTCCCTAACCCGGCTACGCTGCCCGTGACAGTATTTGCAGCCCCGATCACTCCTCAACGGGCCCTCAACACGCTACACGCTGCACATATTCAAGCCGACGTCATGAATAAATCTGAATATATTCAGCAGCTAGAACAGACGCGTTCTGCCAATACCTATCGTTCTAATATCGGAATATTTGGCACGATTTATGTGATGAGCGTGCTCAGCTTGATTCAGTCAGCAATCAGCGGGAACCTGGCGCGGCGCCGCGAGTTTTCCGTGCTGAAAAGCCTCGGCGTCGGTGGGCGACGGATTCTTGTCACGATGGGAACGGAAGTGCTAATAATCCAGGTCACCGCAGGTCTTCTGATCGCTACGGTGCTCATCGCCCTGGGATCTAGATTCGCAACTGCCAACGGAACCTCGGTTCTCACAGCGCTTGCCTCAGCGGCTCCGGTGACGGCTTTAGCATTCGTCTTGGTGGGCGTAATCGCCTTGATCTCACACATCTCGGGGGCCTCGCTCACGCTGTCGCAGATATCGCGACATGGAGATACCCGAGCTTCGTAG
- a CDS encoding ABC transporter ATP-binding protein, whose protein sequence is MPVLSVDNLHHRYGKSPDVLCGITVDFEPATMTAVMGPSGSGKSTFLNCVAGLLRPTQGRILYRNSDLATLSAAKLDKLRRIAWGFIFQSYNLIDALTAIQNVKLPALFDGKRMSDESAKQALRRVGLAGLEKRYPDQLSGGQRQRVAIARALASQRDIVFADEPTGALDSESRREVMNNLGTLPESGSTVILVTHDPTVAAQASRVLFLYDGAVAADESGLSSRDISERLADLEARSCSK, encoded by the coding sequence ATGCCTGTTCTGAGTGTCGATAACTTGCATCACCGCTATGGAAAGTCCCCAGATGTACTGTGTGGAATCACAGTTGATTTTGAGCCGGCGACGATGACGGCGGTGATGGGGCCGTCCGGTTCTGGTAAGTCCACGTTTCTAAACTGTGTGGCAGGTTTGCTGAGACCTACTCAAGGGCGGATCCTGTATCGCAATTCTGATCTAGCTACCCTGAGCGCCGCTAAGCTCGATAAATTGCGGAGGATAGCTTGGGGTTTTATTTTCCAGTCGTACAACTTAATCGATGCGCTGACGGCGATCCAAAATGTGAAGCTGCCCGCGCTATTTGACGGTAAGCGCATGTCGGATGAGTCGGCGAAACAGGCGTTACGTCGAGTTGGGCTCGCAGGGCTCGAAAAGCGATACCCCGATCAACTATCCGGTGGTCAGCGGCAAAGGGTTGCGATTGCTCGCGCCTTAGCCAGCCAGCGAGACATCGTTTTTGCTGATGAACCGACGGGCGCATTGGATAGCGAGTCACGCCGTGAGGTGATGAATAATCTCGGGACTCTGCCCGAAAGTGGCAGCACGGTCATCCTCGTAACTCACGACCCCACGGTCGCTGCCCAGGCATCCAGGGTACTGTTTCTGTACGACGGAGCCGTCGCTGCTGACGAATCTGGGCTCTCATCGCGCGATATTTCGGAACGCCTCGCAGATCTGGAGGCGCGGTCATGCTCGAAATAA
- a CDS encoding DNA-processing protein DprA, which yields MTNLSQAVQDERTARMVLSMVVEPYDAVTSRLLAKLGVLELFRLAESSESMPDLRTVDTQVWRSQFERSDARTLEQNVVKALCAGIGARASTSYSEHVAAELASDLVNADRVVLAGGTYGIEGAAHRATLASGADMIAVMANGVDRLCPMGHRELLERMADLGLLVSEVPPGAVATRHRFIARTRLMAALSAATAVVEAGVR from the coding sequence ATGACGAACCTGAGCCAGGCAGTCCAGGACGAGCGCACGGCGCGAATGGTGCTGTCGATGGTCGTCGAACCATACGACGCCGTGACCAGTCGTCTACTGGCCAAGCTCGGTGTGCTTGAACTGTTTCGGCTCGCCGAGAGTAGTGAGTCGATGCCGGACCTCAGAACCGTCGATACTCAGGTCTGGCGTTCCCAGTTCGAGCGCTCAGACGCTCGGACGCTTGAGCAGAACGTCGTCAAAGCCCTGTGCGCTGGTATCGGCGCGAGGGCCTCGACCTCCTACAGCGAGCATGTGGCCGCGGAGTTGGCCTCTGACCTCGTCAACGCGGACCGGGTAGTCTTGGCCGGTGGCACGTATGGAATCGAAGGTGCTGCTCATCGAGCGACCTTGGCGTCTGGTGCCGACATGATCGCGGTCATGGCCAACGGCGTTGATCGGCTCTGCCCGATGGGTCACCGTGAGCTACTTGAGCGGATGGCCGACCTCGGCCTCCTTGTCAGTGAGGTCCCGCCAGGCGCGGTAGCAACGCGCCATCGCTTCATCGCTCGGACGCGGCTGATGGCCGCGCTCTCCGCAGCGACCGCCGTTGTCGAGGCTGGCGTTCGCTGA